A window from Thermosipho africanus Ob7 encodes these proteins:
- the polA gene encoding DNA polymerase I, producing the protein MGKMFLFDGTGLVYRAFYAIDQSLQTSSGLHTNAVYGLTKMLIKFLKEHISIGKDACVFVLDSKGGSKKRKDILETYKANRPSTPDLLLEQIPYVEELVDALGIKVLKIEGFEADDIIATLSKKFESDFEKVNIITGDKDLLQLVSDKVFVWRVERGITDLVLYDRNKVIEKYGIYPEQFKDYLSLVGDQIDNIPGVKGIGKKTAVSLLKKYNSLENVLKNINLLTEKLRRLLEDSKEDLQKSIELVELIYDVPMDVEKDEIIYRGYNPDKLLKVLKKYEFSSIIKELNLQEKLEKEYILVDNEDKLKKLAEEIEKYKTFSIDTETTSLDPFEAKLVGISISTMEGKAYYIPVSHFGAKNISKSLIDKFLKQILQEKDYNIVGQNLKFDYEIFKSMGFSPNVPHFDTMIAAYLLNPDEKRFNLEELSLKYLGYKMISFDELVNENVPLFGNDFSYVPLERAVEYSCEDADVTYRIFRKLGRKIYENEMEKLFYEIEMPLIDVLSEMELNGVYFDEEYLKELSKKYQEKMDGIKEKVFEIAGETFNLNSSTQVAYILFEKLNIAPYKKTATGKFSTNAEVLEELSKEHEIAKLLLEYRKYQKLKSTYIDSIPLSINRKTNRVHTTFHQTGTSTGRLSSSNPNLQNLPTRSEEGKEIRKAVRPQRQDWWILGADYSQIELRVLAHVSKDENLLKAFKEDLDIHTITAAKIFGVSEMFVSEQMRRVGKMVNFAIIYGVSPYGLSKRIGLSVSETKKIIDNYFRYYKGVFEYLKRMKDEARKKGYVTTLFGRRRYIPQLRSKNGNRVQEGERIAVNTPIQGTAADIIKIAMINIHNRLKKENLRSKMILQVHDELVFEVPDNELEIVKDLVRDEMENAVKLDVPLKVDVYYGKEWE; encoded by the coding sequence ATGGGAAAGATGTTTCTATTTGATGGAACTGGATTAGTATACAGAGCATTTTATGCTATAGATCAATCTCTTCAAACTTCGTCTGGTTTACACACTAATGCTGTATACGGACTTACTAAAATGCTTATAAAATTTTTAAAAGAACATATCAGTATTGGAAAAGATGCTTGTGTTTTTGTTTTAGATTCAAAAGGTGGTAGCAAAAAAAGAAAGGATATTCTTGAAACATATAAAGCAAATAGGCCATCAACGCCTGATTTACTTTTAGAGCAAATTCCATATGTAGAAGAACTTGTTGATGCTCTTGGAATAAAAGTTTTAAAAATAGAAGGCTTTGAAGCTGATGACATTATTGCTACGCTTTCTAAAAAATTTGAAAGTGATTTTGAAAAGGTAAACATAATAACTGGAGATAAAGATCTTTTACAACTTGTTTCTGATAAGGTTTTTGTTTGGAGAGTAGAAAGAGGAATAACAGATTTGGTATTGTACGATAGAAATAAAGTGATTGAAAAATATGGAATCTACCCAGAACAATTCAAAGATTATTTATCTCTTGTCGGTGATCAGATTGATAATATCCCAGGAGTTAAAGGAATAGGAAAGAAAACAGCTGTTTCGCTTTTGAAAAAATATAATAGCTTGGAAAATGTATTAAAAAATATTAACCTTTTGACGGAAAAATTAAGAAGGCTTTTGGAAGATTCAAAGGAAGATTTGCAAAAAAGTATAGAACTTGTGGAGTTGATATATGATGTACCAATGGATGTGGAAAAAGATGAAATAATTTATAGAGGGTATAATCCAGATAAGCTTTTAAAGGTATTAAAAAAGTACGAATTTTCATCTATAATTAAGGAGTTAAATTTACAAGAAAAATTAGAAAAGGAATATATACTGGTAGATAATGAAGATAAATTGAAAAAACTTGCAGAAGAGATAGAAAAATACAAAACTTTTTCAATTGATACGGAAACAACTTCACTTGATCCATTTGAAGCTAAACTGGTTGGGATCTCTATTTCCACAATGGAAGGGAAGGCGTATTATATTCCGGTGTCTCATTTTGGAGCTAAGAATATTTCCAAAAGTTTAATAGATAAATTTCTAAAACAAATTTTGCAAGAGAAGGATTATAATATCGTTGGTCAGAATTTAAAATTTGACTATGAGATTTTTAAAAGCATGGGTTTTTCTCCAAATGTTCCGCATTTTGATACGATGATTGCAGCCTATCTTTTAAATCCAGATGAAAAACGTTTTAATCTTGAAGAGCTATCCTTAAAATATTTAGGTTATAAAATGATCTCGTTTGATGAATTAGTAAATGAAAATGTACCATTGTTTGGAAATGACTTTTCGTATGTTCCACTAGAAAGAGCCGTTGAGTATTCCTGTGAAGATGCCGATGTGACATACAGAATATTTAGAAAGCTTGGTAGGAAGATATATGAAAATGAGATGGAAAAGTTGTTTTACGAAATTGAGATGCCCTTAATTGATGTTCTTTCAGAAATGGAACTAAATGGAGTGTATTTTGATGAGGAATATTTAAAAGAATTATCAAAAAAATATCAAGAAAAAATGGATGGAATTAAGGAAAAAGTTTTTGAGATAGCTGGTGAAACTTTCAATTTAAACTCTTCAACTCAAGTAGCATATATACTATTTGAAAAATTAAATATTGCTCCTTACAAAAAAACAGCGACTGGTAAGTTTTCAACTAATGCGGAAGTTTTAGAAGAACTTTCAAAAGAACATGAAATTGCAAAATTGTTGCTGGAGTATCGAAAGTATCAAAAATTAAAAAGTACATATATTGATTCAATACCGTTATCTATTAATCGAAAAACAAACAGGGTCCATACTACTTTTCATCAAACAGGAACTTCTACTGGAAGATTAAGTAGTTCAAATCCAAATTTGCAAAATCTTCCAACAAGAAGCGAAGAAGGAAAAGAAATAAGAAAAGCAGTAAGACCTCAAAGACAAGATTGGTGGATTTTAGGTGCTGACTATTCTCAGATAGAACTAAGGGTTTTAGCGCATGTAAGTAAAGATGAAAATCTACTTAAAGCATTTAAAGAAGATTTAGATATTCATACAATTACTGCTGCCAAAATTTTTGGTGTTTCAGAGATGTTTGTTAGTGAACAAATGAGAAGAGTTGGAAAGATGGTAAATTTTGCAATTATTTATGGAGTTTCACCTTATGGTCTTTCAAAGAGAATTGGTCTTAGTGTTTCAGAGACTAAAAAAATAATAGATAACTATTTTAGATACTATAAAGGAGTTTTTGAATATTTAAAAAGGATGAAAGATGAAGCAAGGAAAAAAGGTTATGTTACAACGCTTTTTGGAAGGCGCAGATATATTCCACAGTTAAGATCGAAAAATGGTAATAGAGTTCAAGAAGGAGAAAGAATAGCTGTAAACACTCCAATTCAAGGAACAGCAGCTGATATAATAAAGATAGCTATGATTAATATTCATAATAGATTGAAGAAGGAAAATCTACGTTCAAAAATGATATTGCAGGTTCATGACGAGTTAGTTTTTGAAGTGCCCGATAATGAACTGGAGATTGTAAAAGATTTAGTAAGAGATGAGATGGAAAATGCAGTTAAGCTAGACGTTCCTTTAAAAGTAGATGTTTATTATGGAAAAGAGTGGGAATAA
- a CDS encoding exodeoxyribonuclease VII large subunit — protein sequence MAGVKEFKDLIELNEYVTKKIELTGLTSETFRFYADVVRANNHSTGLYIDVSQPYTAKNGTRNIEITVYVPRYLAPKILEVIKVSNVKELVGKKWIFQGRLSFFRDRMSFTFYADTIAPMGESEIEKRRKEILKELEVRNLLMKEKHDLSELPPIKKIAIITSKSAAGYEDFLKNLTVHYLYRPIVHLYESPMQGAQTASGIILALNRIRKSNIDYDVVVIARGGGARSDLMYFDDLSLGIEIAKFNEYCPILSGIGHERDFTIPDYVAWKRFATPTEVARAISKQIEDNVKKLDDSYNDLRILLSNVFKIYERTVELGLIDYMKKVIGSDFIKIVKDLDETYEKIENFVSYKINDSSQRLSEDFLRFMSNSLENKLKSKKDSVENFEKILEKDISILLSNKETMLNETFQELLKREEFAPLLFGGALVMKSGHFVKSIRQMKIGDKLDLYLKDGKVKTKVVAEKKVKKEELYGGHTLFRS from the coding sequence ATGGCTGGGGTAAAGGAATTTAAAGATCTAATAGAATTAAATGAATATGTTACAAAAAAAATAGAATTGACGGGTCTTACAAGTGAGACCTTTAGGTTTTATGCAGATGTTGTTAGAGCCAATAACCATTCTACAGGTTTGTATATTGATGTTTCACAACCTTATACTGCAAAGAATGGAACAAGAAATATTGAAATTACTGTGTATGTACCTAGATATCTTGCACCAAAAATTTTGGAAGTTATAAAAGTTTCTAATGTTAAGGAACTTGTTGGGAAAAAATGGATTTTTCAAGGGAGACTTTCTTTTTTCAGAGATAGAATGAGTTTTACCTTCTATGCAGATACAATAGCTCCGATGGGAGAATCTGAGATTGAAAAAAGAAGAAAAGAAATATTGAAAGAGCTTGAGGTTAGAAATTTATTAATGAAAGAAAAGCATGATCTTTCTGAATTGCCACCAATAAAAAAGATTGCTATTATAACATCTAAAAGTGCAGCGGGTTACGAAGATTTTTTAAAAAACTTGACAGTTCATTATTTGTACCGCCCTATTGTTCACCTTTATGAATCACCTATGCAAGGGGCACAGACTGCATCTGGTATTATTTTAGCGCTTAATCGTATAAGAAAATCGAATATAGACTATGATGTTGTTGTTATTGCTCGTGGCGGTGGTGCAAGAAGCGATCTGATGTATTTTGATGATTTGTCACTTGGAATAGAAATTGCAAAGTTTAATGAGTATTGTCCAATTTTATCGGGCATAGGTCATGAAAGAGATTTTACAATTCCAGATTATGTTGCCTGGAAGAGATTTGCTACTCCGACAGAAGTTGCAAGAGCTATATCAAAGCAAATAGAAGATAATGTGAAAAAATTGGATGATAGTTATAATGACTTAAGGATTTTACTTTCTAATGTTTTTAAAATCTATGAGAGAACGGTAGAATTGGGTCTGATAGATTATATGAAGAAAGTTATAGGAAGCGATTTTATAAAGATAGTAAAAGATCTGGATGAAACTTATGAAAAGATTGAAAATTTTGTTAGTTACAAAATAAATGATTCATCTCAGAGACTATCTGAAGATTTTTTAAGGTTTATGTCTAATTCTCTTGAAAATAAGTTGAAATCCAAAAAGGACAGTGTTGAAAATTTTGAAAAAATACTTGAAAAAGATATATCAATTTTACTTTCAAATAAAGAGACAATGCTTAATGAAACATTTCAGGAGCTTTTAAAACGAGAAGAATTTGCACCACTTTTATTTGGTGGGGCATTGGTTATGAAAAGTGGACATTTTGTAAAAAGCATTAGACAGATGAAAATAGGTGATAAGTTGGATTTATATTTGAAGGACGGAAAAGTAAAAACTAAGGTTGTAGCAGAGAAAAAAGTAAAAAAGGAGGAGCTTTATGGAGGACATACTCTCTTTAGAAGTTGA
- a CDS encoding exodeoxyribonuclease VII — protein MEDILSLEVEDMEKLDFNELVEKIEIVKNYFHKNDVDIEVAIKLYGKAVDLLAVARKKLINFKKEKEEIDKKYMEFLERLEQENEEELF, from the coding sequence ATGGAGGACATACTCTCTTTAGAAGTTGAAGATATGGAAAAATTGGATTTTAATGAATTAGTTGAAAAAATAGAGATTGTAAAGAATTATTTTCATAAAAATGATGTTGATATTGAAGTTGCAATAAAGTTGTATGGAAAAGCAGTTGATTTACTTGCAGTTGCAAGAAAAAAGCTTATAAATTTTAAAAAGGAGAAAGAGGAAATAGATAAAAAATATATGGAGTTTTTAGAGAGGTTAGAACAAGAAAATGAAGAAGAATTGTTTTAA
- a CDS encoding chromate transporter, translated as MKKNCFKKSFELFGKFFITSLFTLGGGYAMVPVLKRKFSKYIDEEKFAEILSFAQSMPGPIAINLAILIGEQVIGFSGILLSVLGVLIPPVSIIILAGSIIGKYSAQLHGFFEGVYASIIGLVLGVLYSIMKIQKWNLLKVIILLSSVLFAVFFRKFSIYIFIFLVGSFYYVKRINKDNKKW; from the coding sequence ATGAAGAAGAATTGTTTTAAAAAAAGTTTTGAATTGTTTGGAAAATTCTTTATAACCTCCCTTTTTACTTTGGGAGGTGGTTATGCTATGGTTCCAGTTTTAAAAAGAAAATTTTCCAAGTATATCGATGAGGAAAAATTTGCAGAAATTTTATCTTTTGCACAATCAATGCCAGGGCCAATAGCTATAAATTTAGCTATATTAATAGGCGAGCAAGTAATTGGATTTAGTGGGATATTGCTTTCTGTTTTAGGTGTGTTGATCCCTCCTGTGTCAATAATTATATTAGCAGGAAGTATAATTGGAAAATATTCAGCCCAATTACATGGTTTTTTTGAGGGAGTTTATGCTTCTATAATAGGTCTGGTTCTTGGTGTTTTATATTCTATAATGAAAATTCAAAAGTGGAATCTTTTAAAAGTTATTATATTGTTATCCTCAGTCCTTTTTGCGGTATTTTTTAGAAAATTTTCAATATATATATTTATTTTTTTAGTGGGGAGTTTTTATTATGTTAAAAGAATTAATAAGGATAATAAAAAATGGTAA
- a CDS encoding NAD-dependent protein deacylase, whose amino-acid sequence MLKELIRIIKNGNIVVLTGAGISTKSGIPDFRSKDGLYQKYGEKIFDLQFFFENPSAFYDFVCKEFPKMYDAKPNFAHMFLANLEKNGYINGVITQNIDNLHYKAGSKNVLELHGNATRFYCTRCGKQSKNIFDGYICECGGLIRPDIVFFSESVRYLEESYALIDNSSTLIVVGSSLQVYPAAYLPIYAKKQNKTLVIINKGKTPLDDYADIIIYDDIVETFEKIAKYFEEVVD is encoded by the coding sequence ATGTTAAAAGAATTAATAAGGATAATAAAAAATGGTAATATTGTAGTTTTGACAGGAGCTGGTATAAGCACAAAGAGTGGAATACCAGATTTTAGAAGTAAAGATGGACTGTATCAAAAATATGGAGAGAAAATTTTTGATCTTCAATTTTTCTTTGAAAATCCTTCTGCTTTTTACGATTTTGTATGCAAAGAATTTCCAAAAATGTATGATGCAAAGCCAAATTTTGCTCATATGTTTCTTGCAAATCTTGAAAAAAATGGTTATATAAATGGTGTTATAACTCAAAATATTGATAATCTTCATTACAAAGCAGGCTCAAAAAATGTATTGGAACTACATGGAAATGCTACAAGATTTTACTGTACAAGGTGTGGAAAACAATCAAAAAATATTTTTGATGGTTATATTTGTGAGTGTGGTGGATTAATAAGGCCAGATATTGTATTTTTTTCAGAAAGTGTAAGATATTTAGAAGAATCTTACGCTTTGATAGATAATTCAAGCACTTTAATTGTAGTTGGAAGCTCACTTCAAGTTTATCCTGCTGCGTATTTGCCAATTTATGCTAAAAAACAAAATAAGACTTTAGTGATAATAAATAAAGGTAAGACACCGTTAGATGATTATGCAGACATTATCATATATGATGATATAGTTGAAACATTTGAAAAAATTGCTAAATATTTTGAGGAGGTTGTTGATTGA
- a CDS encoding lipase family alpha/beta hydrolase has protein sequence MKRLLLVLFLLELSTVLLSIPLYSYKLSGVVVFRSLGIKIKPFFEYDEVEVKDYFPFEPELITVREGRKKLILIHGIAPKEVDEKLGFYKKNMIDTFKEIMPDDVGIYFFLYPSLSVDLQYCAKKLIELTDSFKEIYVYAHSMGGILLRYALQNKEFSRKVKMAIFAGTPHIGSPLAQLIFLKTSILNFFTTPKVELIKRALLLANFFNGYILAPNYKYLIFGKKFPPIPDYVKRVNFVGKLEVSVESIDDILKSNPIYFTGLYFLKYIVDNIYPEDSIFLENDGMVPVFSATQDSDINFIFYGANHADLAMRRDIIEKAAEFFGFIGEGV, from the coding sequence TTGAAAAGATTATTATTAGTCTTATTTTTACTAGAGCTTTCAACGGTGCTCTTATCTATTCCGTTATATAGTTATAAATTAAGCGGTGTTGTGGTTTTTAGAAGTTTAGGCATAAAAATTAAACCGTTTTTTGAATATGATGAGGTGGAAGTTAAAGATTATTTTCCATTTGAACCTGAATTGATTACCGTTAGAGAAGGTAGAAAAAAGCTGATTTTGATACATGGGATAGCTCCCAAAGAGGTAGATGAGAAGTTGGGGTTTTATAAAAAAAACATGATTGATACTTTTAAAGAAATAATGCCAGATGATGTTGGTATATATTTTTTTCTTTATCCATCACTTTCGGTAGATTTACAATATTGTGCTAAAAAGCTGATTGAATTGACAGATTCTTTTAAAGAAATTTATGTTTATGCACACAGCATGGGTGGGATTTTACTAAGATATGCTCTTCAAAATAAAGAGTTTTCAAGGAAGGTAAAAATGGCAATTTTTGCAGGTACACCGCATATTGGAAGTCCACTAGCACAATTAATATTTTTAAAGACTAGTATTTTGAATTTTTTCACAACACCAAAAGTAGAGCTTATAAAGAGAGCGCTTTTACTTGCAAATTTTTTTAATGGTTATATTTTAGCACCAAATTATAAATATTTAATTTTTGGTAAAAAATTTCCTCCTATTCCTGATTATGTAAAAAGAGTAAATTTTGTTGGGAAATTAGAAGTTAGTGTTGAGAGTATTGATGATATTTTAAAATCAAATCCAATATATTTTACAGGACTATATTTTTTAAAGTATATTGTGGATAATATTTATCCTGAGGATTCAATTTTTTTAGAAAATGACGGAATGGTTCCAGTTTTTAGTGCAACTCAAGATAGTGATATTAATTTTATATTTTATGGTGCAAATCATGCAGACCTTGCAATGAGGCGTGATATAATAGAAAAGGCAGCTGAGTTCTTTGGTTTTATTGGGGAGGGAGTTTAA
- a CDS encoding DUF3242 domain-containing protein: MGKLLVAVVLVLLIAFSCTLMIKTPSLPGSFSLKSAISLLDSFEYHLVETGEINSLYGVQLNRGMYGVFKNFDGMFYVFKYEDEKLTKNDWNRLIKTFGSVLKINYFKFSLFDRGYLQTKFEDLNVITWWKGNWLFVITGNNSKEFFEYINKVYGMIQ; this comes from the coding sequence ATGGGAAAACTTTTAGTAGCAGTAGTTTTGGTGTTATTAATAGCATTTAGCTGTACTTTAATGATTAAAACACCTTCTTTGCCTGGTAGTTTTTCATTAAAAAGTGCAATTAGTTTATTAGATAGCTTTGAATATCATTTGGTTGAGACAGGAGAGATAAATTCTTTGTATGGTGTGCAGCTAAATAGAGGAATGTATGGAGTATTTAAAAATTTTGATGGAATGTTTTACGTATTTAAATATGAAGATGAAAAACTTACTAAAAATGATTGGAATAGATTGATAAAGACATTTGGAAGTGTTTTGAAAATCAATTATTTTAAATTTAGTTTATTTGATAGAGGGTATTTGCAAACAAAGTTTGAAGACCTTAATGTTATTACATGGTGGAAAGGAAATTGGTTGTTTGTAATAACAGGGAATAATTCTAAAGAATTCTTTGAATATATAAATAAAGTGTATGGGATGATTCAATGA
- a CDS encoding ribonuclease HII — protein MIVAGVDEAGRGPLFGPVVAAAVILNEEIDGLDDSKKLTSRKREKLFLEIIKKSYFAISIATADEIDKFNILHATEIAMDRALERLKKKIDFDIAFVDGKNLNLKFPFKCIVKGDSLVKEISAASILAKVVRDRIIVSYAKKFSSYMLEKHKGYPTQLHLKLIKEHGLTPLHRLTYKPVMELLSITQLEEWYKSGMIDEERYKKIISKMEVPLFGIQDTR, from the coding sequence ATGATAGTTGCAGGTGTCGATGAGGCAGGAAGAGGTCCATTATTTGGCCCTGTTGTAGCAGCTGCAGTAATTTTAAATGAAGAAATTGATGGACTAGATGATTCTAAAAAACTTACTAGTAGAAAACGTGAAAAGTTGTTTTTGGAAATAATTAAAAAAAGCTATTTTGCAATTTCTATTGCAACTGCTGATGAGATTGATAAGTTTAATATTTTGCATGCTACAGAAATTGCAATGGACAGAGCTTTAGAAAGATTAAAGAAAAAAATTGATTTTGATATAGCATTTGTTGATGGAAAAAATTTAAATTTGAAATTTCCTTTCAAATGTATTGTGAAAGGCGATTCATTAGTAAAGGAAATTTCTGCTGCATCAATATTAGCTAAAGTTGTTAGAGATAGGATAATTGTTTCATATGCAAAAAAGTTTTCAAGTTATATGTTAGAGAAGCATAAAGGTTATCCAACGCAACTTCATTTAAAATTAATTAAAGAACATGGGTTGACTCCATTGCATAGATTAACTTATAAACCTGTTATGGAATTATTAAGTATAACTCAACTTGAAGAATGGTATAAAAGTGGTATGATAGATGAAGAAAGGTATAAAAAAATAATTAGCAAAATGGAGGTGCCTCTTTTTGGAATACAAGATACTAGATAA
- the thyX gene encoding FAD-dependent thymidylate synthase has product MEYKILDKGFLRLVDMMGDDYAAVKAARVSYGKGIKTPEKDRNLIFYLMEHGHETPFEHIVFTFHVKAPIFVARQWFRHRIGSFNEASLRYTELKDEFYIPDHVRKNVVEDKQKAIRVDDEQLKQKALDLIESSIENSYKVYKELLEMGVAREMARIVLPMSSYTQFYWTVNARSLMNFLNLRADSHAQWEIQQYALNIANIFKEKCPWTFEAFLKFAYKGDLLKGGE; this is encoded by the coding sequence TTGGAATACAAGATACTAGATAAGGGATTTTTAAGGCTTGTGGATATGATGGGAGATGATTATGCAGCTGTTAAAGCTGCGCGTGTTTCTTATGGAAAAGGTATAAAGACACCTGAAAAAGATAGAAATCTTATATTTTATCTTATGGAACATGGGCATGAAACACCATTTGAGCATATAGTTTTTACATTTCATGTAAAAGCGCCTATTTTTGTAGCAAGGCAATGGTTTAGGCATAGGATTGGATCTTTTAATGAAGCAAGCTTAAGGTATACAGAACTTAAGGATGAATTTTATATCCCGGACCATGTAAGAAAAAACGTAGTTGAGGATAAACAAAAAGCTATAAGAGTTGATGACGAGCAGTTAAAACAAAAGGCTTTAGATTTAATAGAATCTTCAATAGAAAATTCATATAAAGTGTATAAAGAGCTTTTAGAAATGGGTGTAGCAAGAGAAATGGCAAGAATTGTTCTTCCAATGTCTTCGTATACACAATTTTATTGGACTGTTAATGCAAGAAGCTTGATGAACTTTTTAAATCTAAGAGCAGATTCTCATGCTCAGTGGGAAATACAGCAATATGCGTTGAATATTGCAAATATTTTTAAAGAAAAATGTCCTTGGACTTTTGAAGCATTTTTAAAGTTTGCGTATAAAGGTGATTTGCTAAAAGGGGGGGAATAA
- a CDS encoding DRTGG domain-containing protein, with translation MKLKEIINLLNAKVIVDNGIENIEVEKVAASDLMSDVLAFGEEGSLLVTGLASPQCVRTASVVGIPAVIIVRNREIMPETIKIAELNGISLILTKYGMFETCGILYKHGLKPINKF, from the coding sequence ATGAAATTAAAAGAGATTATAAATCTTTTAAATGCTAAAGTAATTGTTGATAATGGAATAGAAAATATTGAAGTTGAAAAAGTTGCTGCATCGGATTTAATGAGTGATGTGTTAGCATTTGGTGAGGAAGGTTCACTACTTGTAACAGGGCTCGCAAGTCCTCAATGTGTAAGAACTGCAAGTGTTGTAGGAATACCAGCGGTAATTATTGTCAGAAATAGAGAGATAATGCCTGAAACTATAAAAATAGCAGAATTAAACGGTATAAGTTTGATCCTTACAAAATATGGTATGTTTGAAACCTGTGGTATTTTGTATAAGCATGGTCTTAAACCAATAAATAAATTTTAA
- a CDS encoding bifunctional 5,10-methylenetetrahydrofolate dehydrogenase/5,10-methenyltetrahydrofolate cyclohydrolase, with the protein MLIDVKPLYSEIKNLIMDRMSKLKKVPKLVAVTYKPDPSTISYLKSQEKAAKRFGLDYEIFEASNSIEVLEKLRKLSEDKSVNGIFVTHPLPELDEMLVFENLSPEKDIEGRHPYNLGMLMYGNEFFAPCTAEAVVKILENVTEITGKNVVIIGRSTTVGKPLATMLLRRDRSATVTVCHTKTRNLPEITRNADIIVAAAGKARLVTKEMVKSDSIVIDVGINVVDGKIVGDVKEDVSEIAKVTPVPGGVGRITTALLMEHVVKSAEKMNF; encoded by the coding sequence TTGTTAATTGATGTTAAGCCATTATATTCTGAAATTAAAAATTTAATCATGGACCGCATGTCTAAATTAAAAAAAGTACCAAAATTGGTTGCGGTAACTTATAAGCCAGATCCTTCAACAATAAGTTATTTGAAAAGTCAGGAGAAAGCGGCAAAAAGGTTTGGGCTAGATTACGAAATTTTTGAGGCTTCTAATTCAATTGAAGTGTTAGAAAAATTGAGGAAATTATCTGAAGATAAAAGTGTTAATGGGATTTTTGTAACTCATCCTTTACCTGAATTAGATGAAATGTTGGTTTTTGAAAATCTGTCTCCTGAAAAAGATATTGAGGGAAGGCATCCGTATAATCTTGGAATGTTAATGTATGGAAATGAGTTTTTTGCTCCATGTACTGCTGAAGCGGTAGTAAAGATTTTAGAAAATGTTACAGAAATTACGGGTAAAAATGTTGTAATTATTGGAAGAAGTACAACTGTTGGAAAACCTTTAGCAACAATGCTTTTAAGAAGAGATAGAAGCGCAACAGTGACTGTATGTCATACAAAGACAAGAAATCTTCCAGAAATTACGAGAAACGCTGATATTATTGTTGCAGCTGCTGGAAAAGCAAGACTTGTAACAAAGGAAATGGTAAAATCTGATTCAATTGTTATCGATGTTGGAATAAATGTGGTTGATGGGAAAATAGTAGGAGATGTGAAGGAAGATGTATCTGAAATTGCAAAAGTTACACCTGTTCCAGGAGGTGTTGGTAGGATAACTACTGCATTATTAATGGAACATGTTGTAAAATCAGCAGAAAAAATGAATTTTTAA
- the yajC gene encoding preprotein translocase subunit YajC: MANIVYSGVPDPSASTGGATAAAPSAAGGLFQMLFLLLIFFVMMYFLVILPQRKREKEFKKMISEIKRGDTIITSGGIVGKVIDVKKDTLKIKTSNTTELEVAKVYISKVLKNKDKTEENSKSSKEDNKE; encoded by the coding sequence ATGGCAAATATTGTTTATTCAGGTGTACCTGATCCATCAGCAAGTACAGGTGGTGCAACAGCCGCTGCCCCAAGCGCTGCAGGTGGATTATTTCAAATGTTGTTTCTTTTATTGATCTTTTTTGTAATGATGTATTTTTTGGTAATTTTACCACAAAGAAAGCGTGAAAAAGAATTTAAAAAGATGATTTCTGAAATTAAGAGAGGAGATACAATTATAACCTCGGGTGGTATTGTTGGAAAAGTTATCGATGTAAAAAAAGATACTTTGAAAATAAAGACAAGTAATACTACAGAACTTGAAGTAGCAAAAGTATATATTTCAAAAGTTTTGAAAAATAAAGATAAAACAGAAGAAAATTCTAAATCTAGTAAAGAAGACAATAAAGAATAA